The DNA region ACCGTGCCCAGCGTGAGGTGCTCGAGCACGTCACTCCACGAACTGGACGTCGGCAGCTCGTACATGCCCGATTTGATGCGCCGGTCGTCCTCGCGGAAGCGGGCGTACAGCTCGAACATGCGCTGGGCTCGAATCACGCCGCGCGCGACGAGGGTATCCGCAACCTCGGAGAGCGTAGCCCCCTGCGGGACCGTGATCCGAACCGGCTCGCCTGGCTCGCCGCCGCACGCGCCCAGCGCGAACGCGCACGCGACCGCGGCGGAAGTGGCGACTCTCTTCAGGCTCATTGTGACACGGTCCGCTGGTCGAGCCAGGCCTGCAAGATCAACTGGGCGGCTGCCGCATCGATGCGGCGCTTGTCCTCACGCTTACGCTTCGGCAGGCCCGAAGCCCGGACCGCGCGTTCAGCTCGCACCGACGTCATGCGCTCGTCCACGAACGACACCTCCAGGGAAAGGCGTTCGGCGAGTCGCTCCCCTACGGAGCGCACCTCCCCGCACCACTCGGTCTCATTACCGTCGAGGCTGAGGGGCAGCCCGACGACGAGGTGCTCAACGTCCCGCTCCCGCGCGATCGTCTCGAGTTTCGTGATCGGCGGACGCTTGCCTGCTCGGCGCACGAGCGTCTCGAGCGGGGACGCGATCGTACCGGTCGGGTCACTCAAAGCCAGTCCGATCCTTCTTAGACCGTAGTCGATACCGAGCGCACGCACCGGCTACAACGCGGCGAGCGCGCCTTCCAGATCGGTCCCATCGAGCAAATGGCCATAGAGGTCGTGGATCGCGACTTCGGATCCGAACGCGAAGCAGCACTGCTCGTCGCCCCGCGCGCGGCAGTCGACTTCCAGAACCGCCACCGGGCCTCCCGCCAGCTCGGAGAGCAGGCCGGACAGGAACCCCGTAGTGAAGCAACAACTCGCTTCCGGTTCGCGTGCATCGGGTGAAGCCTCGGCCCAGTCTGGGCTGGAGAGAAGGGCAATGCCGGCGTGCTCACCGCTCTGCTCGAGCCTTCCCCAGCCCCTACGGGAGAAGAACTCCGAGAGCCGGGCCCAGAACGCCGACTGCCCCATGTTCCTGACGTCGCCACCCACTGCGAAGGAGGCCGCCGCAGCCGAACCAGCTTCGTAACCGGCGTGGTGAAGCGCGTGGATCGTCGGTAGCGCCCCCGCCTCCTTCTCGAGCTCGCTACGGAGCGAACCGAAGATCGAGACCGGAACCGCGATTTCCCGCGGCGTCGTGGCCGGTGCGTCCATCGTCCTCCCGTCTCGTTACTGGTGCTTGGCGGGGCTAATATACAACAAGCATGCGGCAATTGCAAAGTCTTGGAGAACAACGACTTAGGCCGATCTTGGATTGGTGTGCGGACCAAAGTGTGGACCGCGCCAACGCCGGGAATCCCGTGACACCTGAACCATGAGCCCCACACGTACGAGCGCGTGGTGGATGAGGTTCGTGTGCCCACGGGATTGATCAGCTTTGCGCAAGCGACGTAACGTAGCGAAGTTATCCACGGGTCGAGCCGCCACCAGCTACCGGCAGTTGAGAAATGAAGAGCCGCAGCCGTACACGTCAGCCGCGCCCAA from Gemmatimonadota bacterium includes:
- the ruvX gene encoding Holliday junction resolvase RuvX — its product is MRALGIDYGLRRIGLALSDPTGTIASPLETLVRRAGKRPPITKLETIARERDVEHLVVGLPLSLDGNETEWCGEVRSVGERLAERLSLEVSFVDERMTSVRAERAVRASGLPKRKREDKRRIDAAAAQLILQAWLDQRTVSQ